The nucleotide window CCAGGCGCGCCACCGTCCACGACTCGTCCAGATCCAGCACCCGGTTCTTGGGGCTCTCCGGGTTGATCGACGGCGCGATGAAGGCGGCGTCATCCGGCGCCACAAAAGCAGGCAGATAGTTGGGTCGGGACACGATCACCAGGTCCACGTCCTCCAGGTAGCGGTCCAGGAAGGCCCAAGCGATCTGGGCTGCCTCCCCAGGGGAGTCCGTACCTAAGTGGCAGCGCCACACGACTTTCGCGCCAGCCTGCTTAAACGCCCGGGCCAGACCCGCAGTGGGCGGATCCTCCAGAATCACGACGTCGCCCTCACGCACGTCCTCAATGACGTTGTCCGCGTTGGAGGCCAGCACGTGCTCGTAGATGTCCCGCTGCTTGTCCGCGAGTTTCCCGCCGTCGCCATCCTGTCCGTGGATATTCGCGTGCAGACGCTCCGCGATCTCCCGGAATTCCGCCGGGGCGTCCAGCGTCAGCCAGTGGGTGGTTAGTCCCAGGCCGCGCGCGTAGCCCACGAGCGGGGCCACGGTCTCGGCCACACCAGAGCTGGCTGCAGCTGACGGCGTAACCACCCAGATGGTACGCGCGTCCAACAACCCATGGGCCGCATGGACGCCTTCACGCAGGCGGCGGGTAGCCACCTCATCCAGGTGGCTCTCCAGGTCCGATAGAGGCAGAGGGGCGACGTCGATGGTTCTCATGTAATGATCCTGCCCCGAAATTCTGTGATGCGAGGCGCTTTCGCTATACTTGTTAGTGCCGCTCGCGCGGCCCTCCTCCTCCCCCCCCGGTGACTTGCAGAGACTTGCAGAGACTTGCAGATGATCTGCAGAGCCCCGCAGACTTGTTCGCAGGCATGGGGAGTTAAGCCCTTTGGCAAATTCACCGAAAATCAGGGATGCTGGTACAGGCTACGGCCCATCCTCTAGGCGCTTCCCACGCCGAGCAGACCACAGATAGGAGACATTTCCATGAGCTACGATCCTTACGGCCAGCCCACCCAGCAGCCCGCGCCCTACCAGCAGGCCGGTTACGCGGCCAGCCCCTACGCCGCTGGGGTGGCCCCCAAATCCAAGACCACCGCCGCCCTGCTCGCCTTCTTCCTGGGGGGTTTCGGGGCGCACAACTTCTACCGGGGTCAGAAGGGGCGCGGCATCGGCCACATTGTCCTCGCTGCCGTCGGCTTCATCATCATGATTATCGCGATCGTCGGTGCTGCCTCCCAGATTGACGCAGCAGGCGACATCTCGGACAGCGCTGCTGCTAGCGTAGGCCTAGGCGTTATGGTGGGTTACTTCTTCCTCATCGTCAACGGTATCTGGGCCTTCGTTGAGTTCATCATGATCCTGATGTCTAACGACGGCTCCCTGCGCTGAGCTAGCGCACAGGCTCCTCCGGTCGGCGTCACCTTTGGTTGACGCCGACCGGGCCGTTTTGCCCGGGTATCCTCGGCAACGGCCCCCTCCCCTCCGAGCCACAGGAGCCGCCGCATGGCCACCGAGCCGCTTGAGTCAAGCAACCTCACCAGCACCGATGCCCCCCAGCCGGTGGAGCATCCGGACACGATCCAGGAAGCCGCCGCGACCCCCGACCAGGAGATGCCCTACCGCCAGCTCGGCCTCAAGGACGACGAGTACGCCTCCATCAAGGAACTCCTGGGCCGCCGCCCCACCAACGCCGAGCTCGCCATGTACTCCGTCATGTGGTCCGAGCACTGCTCCTACAAGTCCTCCAAGATCCACCTCAAGCAGTTTGGCACCAAGGTGACCCCCGAGATGAAGCAGCACCTGCTCGTCGGCATGGGGGAGAACGCTGGCGTCGTCGACATCGGAGACGGCTGGGCCGTCACCTACAAGGTCGAGTCCCACAACCACCCCAGCTTCGTTGAGCCCTACCAGGGCGCCGCCACCGGCGTCGGCGGCATCGTGCGCGACATCATCTCCATGGGTGCGCGCCCCGTCGCCGTCATGGACCAGCTGCGCTTCGGGGCCGTGGATCACCCAGACACTGCGCGCGTCGTGCACGGCGTGGTGGCCGGTGTGGGTGGCTACGGCAACTGCCTGGGCCTGCCCAACATCGGCGGCGAGACCGAGTTCGACCCCTCCTACCAGGAGAACCCCCTCGTCAACGCCCTATGCGTAGGCGTGCTGCGCCACGACGCCATCCACCTGGCCAACGCCACCGGCACCGGCAACAAGGTGGTGCTCTTCGGCGCGCGCACCGGCGGTGACGGCATCGGCGGCGCCTCCATCCTCGCCTCGGAGTCCTTCGAGGACGGCATGCCCGCCAAGCGCCCCAGCGTGCAGGTCGGTGACCCCTTCATGGAAAAGGTCCTCATCGAGTGCTGCCTGGACCTGTTCAACGCGGACCTAGTGCTCGGCATCCAGGACCTGGGCGCCGCCGGCATCTCCTGCGCCACCAGCGAGCTGGCCTCCAACGGCGACGGCGGCATGCACGTGGACCTGGAAAAGGTCCTCCTGCGCGACCCCACCCTCACCGCTGGCGAGATCCTCATGAGCGAGTCCCAGGAGCGCATGATGGCCGTCGTCGCCCCCGACAGGCTCGACGCTTTCATGGAGATCATTCGCAAGTGGGACGTGGAGGCCGCCGTCATCGGGGAGGTCAACGGCTCCGGCCGCCTGACCATCGACCACTTCGGGGAGCGGATCGTGGACGTGGACCCCAAGACGGTCGCCCACGAGGGCCCCACGTACCAGCGCCCCTACGCCCGGCCCGCCTGGCAGGACGCGCTCAACGCGGACTCCTCCGACCGCCTGGCGCGCCCGGCCACGGCAGCCGAGCTCACCGAGCAGGTGCGTGCCGTCGTCACTAGCCCCAACCAGGCCTCCAGCGCCTGGGTCACCAACCAGTACGACCGCTTCGTGCGCGGCGACACCGCCCTGGCCCAGCCCGACGACGCCGGTGTCATCCGCGTCGATGAGACCACCGGCCGCGGCGTGGCCATCTCCACGGACGCCA belongs to Actinomyces trachealis and includes:
- a CDS encoding TM2 domain-containing protein; its protein translation is MSYDPYGQPTQQPAPYQQAGYAASPYAAGVAPKSKTTAALLAFFLGGFGAHNFYRGQKGRGIGHIVLAAVGFIIMIIAIVGAASQIDAAGDISDSAAASVGLGVMVGYFFLIVNGIWAFVEFIMILMSNDGSLR
- the purL gene encoding phosphoribosylformylglycinamidine synthase subunit PurL, whose amino-acid sequence is MATEPLESSNLTSTDAPQPVEHPDTIQEAAATPDQEMPYRQLGLKDDEYASIKELLGRRPTNAELAMYSVMWSEHCSYKSSKIHLKQFGTKVTPEMKQHLLVGMGENAGVVDIGDGWAVTYKVESHNHPSFVEPYQGAATGVGGIVRDIISMGARPVAVMDQLRFGAVDHPDTARVVHGVVAGVGGYGNCLGLPNIGGETEFDPSYQENPLVNALCVGVLRHDAIHLANATGTGNKVVLFGARTGGDGIGGASILASESFEDGMPAKRPSVQVGDPFMEKVLIECCLDLFNADLVLGIQDLGAAGISCATSELASNGDGGMHVDLEKVLLRDPTLTAGEILMSESQERMMAVVAPDRLDAFMEIIRKWDVEAAVIGEVNGSGRLTIDHFGERIVDVDPKTVAHEGPTYQRPYARPAWQDALNADSSDRLARPATAAELTEQVRAVVTSPNQASSAWVTNQYDRFVRGDTALAQPDDAGVIRVDETTGRGVAISTDANGRFTKLDPATGAAQALAESYRNVCTVGATPRAVTDCLNFGSPEDPDAMWQLVQAITGLADACQQMGVPVTGGNVSLYNSHGKVKGLIDSSINPTPVVGVLGVMEDVRRANPSGWIEEGLAIIALGATADELDGSAWTRVVHDHLGGLPPKVDLEAEMALGRVLLALSEADLPEGAGRVVRAAHDLSTGGLIQSLVDAVLRHGVGASVDLAPIESRDGVDDFTTLFSETGARVLVAVPEAALPMVAAAAEAEGVAWARIGTSGGDMLVVSGTGLLAEAPLVLELDALREGVEATLPARF